One genomic segment of Hordeum vulgare subsp. vulgare chromosome 2H, MorexV3_pseudomolecules_assembly, whole genome shotgun sequence includes these proteins:
- the LOC123429522 gene encoding fibroin heavy chain-like: protein MEVMSSIAVLLLLYCSLTAATAPAGTIERVSKQQILASIPPGGHTSPPVLFLTSPSGKYAAYFVRAHTVPGAGGLGADFCYVEVLAGGEGEGGGSGAHASAWESECRPVSTVNTCTLLFSWHGLEVFDGAEEVWHGETNTDGTNFLQTLELVDDGDMRVRDKDGELAWRASDEPRHAQHCGAPGSPGLAAALPPFAEPIGAHSSNLPFGQVEGGNGHAAELPEAAGLGGGVAPGAGAFAGVGGVAPGPGAGGPGDGYGYGIAPMAGGGGGVAAGEGPLGDGYGIAPGGAGTGAFGATGDVAGQGEAATAAGTAGGVAGAAAFGRQPLVDNSPYDSGAYKGSRGARLAAIGTAVLVGAIAVGF, encoded by the coding sequence atggAGGTCATGTCTTCCATAGCCGTGCTCCTACTCCTCTACTGTTCCCTCACGGCCGCGACGGCGCCGGCCGGCACGATCGAGCGCGTGTCCAAGCAGCAGATCCTGGCGAGCATCCCACCAGGAGGGCACACCAGCCCGCCCGTGCTGTTCCTCACGTCTCCCTCCGGCAAGTACGCGGCCTACTTCGTGCGCGCTCACACCGTGCCAGGCGCCGGCGGGCTCGGCGCCGACTTTTGCTACGTCGAGGTGTTGGCCGGCGGTGAGGGCGAAGGCGGCGGCAGCGGTGCCCACGCGAGCGCCTGGGAGTCGGAGTGCCGGCCAGTGAGCACGGTGAACACGTGCACCTTGCTCTTCTCGTGGCACGGGCTGGAGGTGTTCGACGGGGCCGAGGAGGTGTGGCACGGCGAGACCAACACCGACGGGACCAACTTCCTCCAGACGCTCGAGCTCGTCGACGATGGCGACATGCGCGTCCGCGACAAGGACGGCGAGCTCGCGTGGCGCGCCAGCGACGAGCCCCGCCACGCGCAGCACTGCGGCGCGCCGGGATCCCCGGGGCTCGCGGCCGCGCTGCCGCCCTTCGCAGAGCCCATTGGCGCGCACAGCAGCAACCTGCCCTTCGGCCAGGTGGAGGGCGGCAACGGCCACGCGGCCGAGCTTCCGGAGGCGGCGGGGCTCGGGGGCGGTGTTGCTCCAGGGGCCGGAGCCTTTGCCGGTGTAGGAGGAGTTGCCCCGGGGCCGGGAGCAGGCGGCCCGGGCGACGGGTACGGCTACGGCATTGCACCGATGGCGGGAGGTGGCGGAGGCGTTGCCGCGGGGGAAGGACCCTTGGGTGACGGCTACGGGATTGCACCGGGTGGCGCCGGGACAGGAGCCTTCGGTGCTACCGGGGACGTGGCCGGACAGGGTGAAGCCGCGACGGCGGCGGGGACTGCGGGCGGTGTGGCCGGAGCGGCAGCGTTCGGCCGCCAGCCGCTGGTGGACAACAGCCCCTACGACAGCGGTGCCTACAAGGGCAGCCGTGGGGCCCGTCTCGCGGCGATTGGTACCGCGGTTCTCGTCGGTGCCATTGCTGTGGGTTTCTGA